A genomic region of Procambarus clarkii isolate CNS0578487 chromosome 30, FALCON_Pclarkii_2.0, whole genome shotgun sequence contains the following coding sequences:
- the LOC123752545 gene encoding proline-rich protein 36-like: MPSITIGLHHPQFTPSASNIPSYHRQPVPFPVITISPHHPQLSLLACTIPSYHHQLAPSPVISISLHHPQLSPSACTIPSYHHQPAPSPVITISLHHPQLSPLACTVPSYHHQPVPSPVITISLRRPQLSPSGCTINSYHHQLAASPIITINRHHPQLLPSACFIPSYPHQPASSPVITISLLHPQLSPSACTILSYCHQPASSPVITISLLHPQLSPSACFIPCYHHQPAPSPVNTISLHHRQLSPSAGTITSYHHKSVPSTVITNSWQHPRLSPSSDTITSYYYQPSPSPVIIISRFHHQLSPSACSIPSYHHQAALSPVITINLHHPQLSPSTCTIPSYRHQPALSPVITNSHHNPQLSLSYCTIPSYHHHATPSPFITISWHQYQLSPSTGNIPSYHHQAALSPVIPISLHHPQLSPSASIILSYHHQPEPCLVITISRRHPQLSLSACTMSSYHHQPAPSPVITISQHHPQSLPSACTIPSYHHLQTPPSACTISRHHHQPAPSPVITISQHHLQTPPSACTIPSYHHQPAPSPDTTISLHHSQLSPSASTISRHHHQPAPSPVITISQHHLQTPPSACTIPSYHHQPIPCPVITISQHHPQSLPSASTITSYHYQPAPSPPQPSSINTCTIITIGSITRLCPEANYGNGVGPNCEGLPIPLTPHRWLIMPQDVREHYPGLSVHKSQ, translated from the coding sequence ATGCCCAGTATCACCATCGGCCTGCACCATCCCCAGTTCACACCATCAGCCAGCAACATTCCCAGTTATCACCGTCAGCCTGTACCATTCCCAGTTATCACCATCAGCCCGCACCATCCTCAGTTATCACTATTAGCTTGCACCATCCCCAGTTATCACCATCAGCTGGCACCATCCCCAGTAATCTCCATCAGCCTGCACCATCCCCagttatcaccatcagcctgcaccatccccagttatcaccatcagcctgctccatccccagttatcaccatcagcctgcaCCATCCTCAATTATCACCATTGGCCTGCACCGTCCCCAGTTATCACCATCAGCCGGTCCCATCACCagttatcaccatcagcctgcGCCGTCCCCAGTTATCACCCTCAGGCTGCACCATCAACAGTTATCACCATCAGTTGGCAGCATCCCCGATTATCACCATCAACCGGCACCATCCTCAGTTATTGCCATCAGCCTGCTTCATCCCCAGTTATCCCCATCAGCCTGCTTCATCCCCagttatcaccatcagcctgcttcatccccagttatcaccatcagcctgcaCCATCCTCAGTTATTGCCATCAGCCTGCTTCATCCCCagttatcaccatcagcctgcttcatccccagttatcaccatcagcctgcTTCATCCCTTgttatcaccatcagcctgcaCCATCCCCAGTTAACACCATCAGTCTGCACCATCGCCAGTTATCACCTTCAGCCGGCACCATTACCAGTTATCACCATAAGTCTGTACCATCCACAGTTATCACCAACAGTTGGCAGCATCCCCGATTATCACCTTCTTCTGACACTATCACGAGTTATTACTATCAGCCTTCACCATCCCCAGTTATCATCATCAGCCGGTTCCATCATCagttatcaccatcagcctgcaGTATCCCCAGCTATCACCATCAAGCTGCATTATCCCCAGTTATCACCATCAACCTGCACCATCCCCAGTTATCACCATCAACCTGCACCATCCCCAGTTATCGCCATCAGCCCGCACTATCCCCAGTTATCACCAATAGCCATCACAATCCACAGTTATCTCTGTCATACTGCACAATTCCTAGTTATCACCATCATGCTACACCATCCCCATTCATCACCATCAGCTGGCACCAGTACCAGTTATCACCATCAACCGGCAACATCCCCAGTTATCACCATCAGGCTGCACTATCCCCAGTTATCCCCATCAGCCTTCACCATCCCCAGTTATCACCATCAGCCAGCATCATCCTCagttatcaccatcagcctgaaccATGTCTAGTCATCACCATCAGCCGCCGCCATCCCCAGTTATCATTATCAGCCTGCACCATGTCCagttatcaccatcagcctgcaCCATCCCCAGTTATCACCATCAGCCAGCACCATCCCCAGTCATTACCATCAGCCTGCACCATCCCCAGTTATCACCATCTCCAGACACCACCATCAGCCTGCACCATCTCCAGACACCACCATCAGCCTGCACCATCCCCAGTTATCACCATCAGCCAGCACCATCTCCAGACACCACCATCAGCCTGCACCATCCCCAGTTATCACCATCAGCCAGCACCATCTCCAGACACCACCATCAGCCTGCACCATTCTCAGTTATCACCATCAGCCAGCACCATCTCCAGACACCACCATCAGCCTGCACCATCCCCAGTTATCACCATCAGCCAGCACCATCTCCAGACACCACCATCAGCCTGCACCATCCCCAGTTACCACCATCAGCCTATTCCATGTCCAGTTATCACCATCAGCCAGCACCATCCCCAGTCATTACCAtcagccagcaccatcaccagttaTCACTAtcagccagcaccatcaccaccacagccctccagcatcaacacatgcaccatcatCACTATTGGTTCCATCACCAGACTCTGCCCTGAAGCTAATTATGGTAATGGTGTTGGTCCAAACTGTGAGGGACTGCCAATACCTCTGACTCCACACCGGTGGCTCATTATGCCTCAGGATGTGAGAGAACATTATCCTGGACTCTCAGTGCATAAGTCTCAGTAA